Proteins found in one Amycolatopsis aidingensis genomic segment:
- a CDS encoding bifunctional copper resistance protein CopD/cytochrome c oxidase assembly protein, translating into MGSNLRRPILALLAPAAVVVVVLTVLVGEAGYLPLGNGDPGRFTSLGTTLLRLVVDVTGALCVGSLAFAAFLTPAQRSGWLAADGYAALRTAGAAAIGWACAAAALVVFDAADSVGKPVSAVLSPAKLLGNVEAIEEPKAWLVSCVLVAVVAVAARFVLGWLSTVLLFAVAVFALLPPAVSGHTASGAWHDVATNSLLWHVVAAALWIGTLVALLAHLRRKGAYRELAVRRYRTLATICWVTLALSGIVNGLTAATPEGLTSTGYGLLTVAKAVLLCALGAVGLLARKRFAAHGGRLAIAELALLGLTIGASVGLAHIPPPALLNAAPSVLNTILGYELPLSPTAAILALDWRFDLVLGTVSVLAVACYLLGVRKLRGRGDRWPVGRTAAWLCGWAAVLVATSSGLGKYSPGSFSLHMIVHMTLNMLAPVLLALAGPITLAFRALPVAGRGNPAGLREWLVALIHSRVARMLTHPLVVSVLFVGSYYALYFSSLFGDAMLYHWGHQLMNVHFLVVGYLFYWLVIGIDPAPRSMPHLAKLGMLFAAMPFHAFFGVILMNKQTVIAETFYRYLSLPWMGDLLADQRLGGGIAWATGEIPLIIVVIALLAQWARHDEREAVRTDRTGDDDLAAYNAMLAKLAERERR; encoded by the coding sequence ATGGGTAGCAACCTTCGCAGGCCGATCCTGGCCCTGCTCGCGCCGGCCGCCGTGGTGGTCGTCGTGCTGACCGTGCTGGTCGGCGAGGCCGGATACCTCCCGCTCGGCAACGGCGACCCCGGGAGGTTCACCTCGCTGGGCACCACCCTGCTGCGGCTGGTGGTGGACGTCACCGGGGCACTCTGCGTCGGATCGCTTGCCTTCGCAGCCTTCCTGACCCCGGCACAGCGCTCCGGGTGGCTGGCCGCCGACGGGTACGCGGCCCTGCGCACGGCGGGGGCGGCCGCCATCGGGTGGGCCTGCGCCGCCGCGGCTCTGGTGGTGTTCGACGCGGCGGACTCGGTGGGCAAGCCGGTGAGCGCGGTACTGAGCCCGGCCAAGCTGCTCGGCAACGTCGAGGCCATCGAGGAACCCAAGGCGTGGCTGGTGAGCTGCGTGCTGGTCGCGGTGGTCGCGGTGGCGGCGCGGTTCGTCCTCGGCTGGCTGTCCACCGTGCTGCTGTTCGCGGTGGCGGTGTTCGCCCTGCTGCCGCCTGCGGTGTCCGGGCACACGGCCTCCGGCGCCTGGCACGACGTGGCCACCAACAGCCTGCTCTGGCATGTGGTCGCCGCCGCGCTGTGGATCGGCACCCTGGTCGCGCTGCTCGCCCACCTGCGGCGCAAGGGGGCGTACCGGGAGCTGGCGGTCCGCCGGTACCGCACCCTGGCCACGATCTGCTGGGTGACCCTTGCGCTCTCCGGAATCGTCAACGGGCTCACCGCGGCCACCCCGGAGGGGCTGACCAGCACCGGCTACGGCCTGCTCACCGTGGCCAAGGCGGTGCTGCTGTGCGCGCTGGGCGCGGTCGGCCTGCTGGCGCGCAAGCGGTTCGCCGCGCACGGGGGCAGGCTGGCCATCGCCGAGCTGGCGCTGCTCGGGCTCACCATCGGCGCATCGGTCGGCCTGGCGCATATCCCGCCGCCCGCGCTGCTGAACGCCGCGCCCTCGGTGCTGAACACCATCCTCGGCTACGAGCTGCCGCTGTCGCCGACCGCCGCGATCCTGGCCCTGGACTGGCGGTTCGACCTCGTTCTCGGCACCGTGTCCGTGCTGGCCGTGGCCTGCTACCTGCTCGGCGTGCGGAAGCTGCGCGGCCGGGGCGACCGCTGGCCGGTGGGGCGCACGGCGGCGTGGCTGTGCGGCTGGGCCGCGGTACTGGTGGCGACATCCTCCGGGCTTGGCAAGTACTCCCCCGGCTCGTTCAGCCTGCACATGATCGTCCACATGACCCTGAACATGCTGGCGCCGGTGCTGCTGGCGCTGGCCGGGCCGATCACCCTCGCCTTCCGCGCGCTCCCGGTCGCTGGCAGGGGGAACCCGGCGGGCCTGCGGGAGTGGCTGGTCGCGCTGATCCACTCCAGGGTGGCCAGGATGCTCACCCACCCGCTGGTGGTCTCGGTGCTGTTCGTCGGCTCGTACTACGCGCTGTACTTCTCGTCCCTGTTCGGCGACGCCATGCTGTACCACTGGGGCCACCAGCTGATGAACGTGCACTTCCTGGTGGTCGGGTACCTGTTCTACTGGCTGGTGATCGGGATCGACCCGGCGCCGCGCAGCATGCCGCACCTGGCGAAGCTGGGCATGTTGTTCGCCGCGATGCCGTTCCACGCCTTCTTCGGCGTGATCCTGATGAACAAGCAGACGGTGATCGCGGAGACCTTCTACCGTTACCTCTCCCTGCCGTGGATGGGGGACCTGCTGGCCGACCAGCGGCTCGGTGGCGGCATCGCCTGGGCGACCGGGGAGATTCCCCTGATCATCGTGGTGATCGCGCTACTGGCGCAGTGGGCCCGGCACGACGAGCGGGAGGCGGTGCGCACCGACCGCACCGGGGACGACGACCTGGCCGCCTACAACGCGATGCTGGCCAAACTCGCCGAACGCGAACGCCGCTAG
- the sigC gene encoding RNA polymerase sigma factor SigC produces MSSPRNADDERVTGLALAAGRGDRAALEAWIRATQADVWRFLAHLVDVRSADDLAQETYLRALSSLPRFAGRSSSRTWVLAIARRVAVDQIRSASARPRLAEADWEAAAERGAARATTGFEDLVELRMLLAGLDEQRREVLVLTQVLGMSYQDAAQVCGVPVGTIRSRVARAREDLLAADREADNGAG; encoded by the coding sequence GTGTCCAGTCCACGCAACGCCGATGACGAGCGGGTGACCGGGCTGGCGCTCGCCGCGGGCCGGGGCGACCGGGCCGCGCTGGAGGCGTGGATCCGGGCGACCCAGGCCGACGTCTGGCGGTTCCTGGCGCATCTGGTGGATGTGCGCTCGGCCGACGACCTCGCGCAGGAGACCTACCTGCGCGCGCTGTCCAGCCTCCCCCGGTTCGCCGGCCGGTCTTCCTCCCGGACCTGGGTGCTGGCCATCGCCAGGCGGGTGGCGGTGGACCAGATCCGCTCGGCCTCGGCCCGGCCCCGCCTGGCCGAGGCCGACTGGGAGGCCGCAGCCGAGCGGGGTGCCGCGCGCGCCACCACCGGGTTCGAGGACCTGGTCGAGCTGCGGATGCTGCTGGCCGGGCTGGACGAGCAACGGCGCGAGGTGCTGGTGCTCACCCAGGTGCTCGGCATGTCCTATCAGGACGCCGCGCAGGTGTGCGGGGTGCCGGTGGGCACCATCCGGTCCAGGGTGGCGCGGGCCAGGGAGGATTTACTTGCCGCGGATCGGGAAGCCGACAACGGTGCGGGCTGA
- a CDS encoding M20/M25/M40 family metallo-hydrolase has protein sequence MTTTVVVAAAALAAGFAAPVAAGAAQAADLPNGAPDISTETVLDHLRQFQSIAENQGNGNRCTGSGGYTGSVDYVMDRTETAGYTVTEQPFSTWSGQSSNVLAELPGQDTSTVIMLGGHLDSVCAGPGINDNGTGSAGILAVAEAFAAANPNPPVTVRFGWWGDEEAGLNGSKHYTSELPGSERDRIEAYLNFDMIGSPNAGYFVYNDDDPQIEQTIKDYYVDAGVPTEGQSVGGRSDSASFQRIGVKTGGIFTGAEQEKTQAQADKWGGQAGVAYDRCYHRSCDTMSNLNETALGHNVDAISWALWELAGGSGGNPTDPTASFSVDCSESEPSCSFDGSGSSDPDGSVVSYAWDFGDGQSGSGVSPSHTYGEAGTYSVVLTVTDDEGNTGRATREVTAGGPPQSGEPPRAEFQVSCQWDSCGFDGTRSTDPDGDIASYSWDFGDGETGSGASASHTYPNRNATYTAELTVTDAAGNSDTASRQVDCWSFGSRAYCFAQ, from the coding sequence ATGACGACCACGGTCGTGGTAGCGGCCGCCGCGCTGGCCGCGGGCTTCGCGGCTCCGGTGGCGGCCGGGGCGGCGCAGGCGGCGGACCTGCCGAACGGGGCGCCGGACATCTCCACCGAGACGGTGCTGGACCACCTGCGCCAGTTCCAGAGCATTGCCGAGAACCAGGGCAACGGGAACCGCTGCACCGGGTCCGGCGGGTACACCGGTTCGGTGGACTACGTGATGGACCGCACCGAGACCGCCGGATACACGGTGACCGAGCAGCCGTTCTCCACCTGGAGCGGCCAGAGCAGCAACGTGCTCGCCGAACTGCCGGGCCAGGACACCAGCACGGTGATCATGCTGGGCGGCCACCTGGACAGCGTCTGTGCCGGGCCGGGGATCAACGACAACGGTACCGGTTCGGCGGGCATCCTCGCGGTGGCCGAGGCCTTCGCCGCCGCCAACCCGAACCCGCCGGTGACCGTCCGGTTCGGCTGGTGGGGTGATGAGGAGGCCGGGCTGAACGGCTCCAAGCACTACACCAGTGAACTGCCTGGCAGCGAGCGCGACCGGATCGAGGCGTATCTGAACTTCGACATGATCGGCTCACCGAACGCGGGCTACTTCGTCTACAACGACGACGACCCGCAGATCGAGCAGACCATCAAGGACTACTACGTCGACGCCGGGGTGCCCACCGAGGGGCAAAGCGTCGGCGGGCGCAGCGACAGCGCGTCCTTCCAGCGGATCGGGGTCAAGACCGGTGGCATCTTCACCGGTGCCGAGCAGGAGAAGACGCAGGCACAGGCGGACAAGTGGGGTGGCCAGGCCGGGGTCGCCTACGACCGGTGCTACCACCGCTCCTGCGACACCATGTCCAACCTCAACGAGACCGCGCTGGGCCACAACGTGGACGCCATCTCCTGGGCACTGTGGGAACTGGCGGGCGGCAGCGGTGGCAATCCGACCGATCCGACGGCGTCGTTCTCGGTGGATTGTTCGGAGAGTGAGCCGTCGTGTTCGTTCGATGGGTCGGGTTCGAGTGATCCGGATGGTTCGGTTGTTTCGTATGCCTGGGATTTTGGTGATGGGCAGTCGGGTTCTGGGGTGAGTCCTTCGCATACTTATGGCGAGGCGGGGACTTATTCGGTCGTGTTGACGGTGACGGATGACGAGGGCAATACGGGTCGGGCGACCAGGGAGGTCACGGCTGGTGGGCCGCCGCAGTCGGGTGAGCCGCCGCGGGCGGAGTTCCAGGTCTCCTGCCAGTGGGACAGCTGCGGCTTCGACGGTACGCGGTCGACCGATCCGGACGGCGATATCGCTTCGTATTCCTGGGACTTCGGGGATGGTGAGACCGGTTCCGGTGCCAGCGCTTCGCATACCTATCCGAATCGGAATGCGACCTACACGGCCGAGCTGACCGTGACCGATGCGGCGGGTAACAGCGATACCGCTTCCCGGCAGGTGGACTGCTGGAGCTTCGGCAGCCGCGCCTACTGCTTCGCCCAGTAA
- a CDS encoding PKD domain-containing protein, which translates to MTDDEGNTGRATREVTAGGPPQSGEPPRAEFQVSCQWDSCGFDGTRSTDPDGDIASYSWDFGDGETGSGASASHTYPNRNATYTAELTVTDAAGNSDTASRQVDCWSFGSRAYCFAQ; encoded by the coding sequence GTGACGGATGACGAGGGCAATACGGGTCGGGCGACCAGGGAGGTCACGGCTGGTGGGCCGCCGCAGTCGGGTGAGCCGCCGCGGGCGGAGTTCCAGGTCTCCTGCCAGTGGGACAGCTGCGGCTTCGACGGTACGCGGTCGACCGATCCGGACGGCGATATCGCTTCGTATTCCTGGGACTTCGGGGATGGTGAGACCGGTTCCGGTGCCAGCGCTTCGCATACCTATCCGAATCGGAATGCGACCTACACGGCCGAGCTGACCGTGACCGATGCGGCGGGTAACAGCGATACCGCTTCCCGGCAGGTGGACTGCTGGAGCTTCGGCAGCCGCGCCTACTGCTTCGCCCAGTAA
- a CDS encoding heavy metal translocating P-type ATPase: MTVSTSSTPDAPAPDRIELAIGGMTCAACAARVQRTLNKLDGVEATVNFATGRAVVHGPAELDPAELIGRVEGAGYTAAVPEPEPEPEPGDPARVRDLRRRLAVAALLAIPLGNLSITLALVPSLRFPYWDLLCVLLATPVVFWSALPFHRAAVRNLRHGAFSMDTLVSIGVLASYGWSLASALFGVSAGPGYWLGFGVTAAGADAVYLDVAAGVTTFLLAGRYFEARARRSAGAVLSALADLAAREVRVLRDGVETLVPIGELAVGAEFVVRPGERIATDGTVVSGASAVDTSMMTGEPVPVEAGAGDEVIGGTISTSGRLVVRANRVGADTQLAQMSQLAEQAQERKARVQKLVDRICAVFVPVVLVIAAGTFAAWLLAGEPSRAAFEAAVAVLIIACPCALGLATPTALMVGVGRGAQLGILIKGQDALEASRTIDTVVFDKTGTITTGRMTVSGVHPVPGADRGEVLRLAGAVESASEHAIATAVVAVATAESGPLPEVEGFAALPGLGARGVVEGRQVLLGSPRLLADTGVAVPAEVTELVGTHRAQGDTVVLLAADGELLAALTLHDEIRPSAAAAVAELHRLGLRTVLLTGDHESTARTVAAEVGIDEVIAGVLPAEKAERIRSLREQGRQVAMAGDGINDAPALATADLGLAVAHGTDIAIRAADVILVREDLRVVPDAVRLAHRTLRTIRGNLAWAFGYNVAAIPLAALGLLNPLIAGLAMSLSSVLVVSNSLRLRQFTGSGGSPADGRVPEQVEPAEQPQVPVEQGERARH; the protein is encoded by the coding sequence GTGACCGTGAGTACATCGAGCACACCGGATGCCCCGGCCCCGGACCGGATCGAACTCGCCATCGGCGGGATGACCTGCGCCGCCTGCGCGGCGCGGGTGCAGCGCACGCTGAACAAGCTGGACGGGGTCGAGGCGACGGTCAACTTCGCCACCGGCCGGGCCGTGGTGCACGGGCCCGCCGAGCTGGACCCGGCCGAGCTGATCGGCAGGGTGGAGGGCGCGGGCTACACCGCCGCCGTGCCCGAGCCGGAACCCGAACCCGAGCCCGGCGACCCCGCACGGGTGCGGGACCTGCGCAGGCGGCTGGCGGTGGCCGCCCTGCTGGCCATCCCGCTCGGCAACCTCTCCATCACCCTGGCGCTGGTCCCCTCGCTGCGCTTCCCGTACTGGGACCTGCTCTGCGTGCTGCTGGCCACCCCGGTGGTGTTCTGGTCGGCACTGCCGTTCCACCGCGCGGCCGTGCGCAACCTGCGGCACGGCGCGTTCAGCATGGACACCCTGGTCTCCATCGGGGTGCTGGCCTCCTACGGCTGGTCCCTGGCCTCGGCGCTGTTCGGCGTCTCGGCCGGGCCCGGCTACTGGCTCGGTTTCGGGGTCACCGCGGCCGGGGCCGACGCGGTGTACCTGGATGTGGCCGCCGGGGTGACCACCTTCCTGCTGGCGGGCCGCTACTTCGAGGCGCGGGCGCGGCGCAGCGCGGGCGCGGTGCTTTCCGCGCTGGCCGACCTGGCCGCGCGCGAGGTCCGGGTGCTGCGGGACGGGGTGGAGACCCTGGTGCCGATCGGCGAGCTGGCTGTGGGCGCGGAGTTCGTGGTGCGTCCCGGCGAGCGGATCGCCACCGACGGCACCGTGGTCAGCGGGGCCTCCGCGGTGGACACCAGCATGATGACCGGGGAGCCGGTGCCGGTGGAGGCGGGCGCCGGGGACGAGGTGATCGGCGGCACGATCAGCACCAGCGGCAGGCTGGTGGTGCGGGCGAACCGGGTCGGCGCCGACACCCAGCTGGCGCAGATGTCCCAGCTCGCCGAGCAGGCGCAGGAACGCAAGGCCAGGGTGCAGAAGCTGGTCGACCGGATCTGCGCGGTGTTCGTCCCGGTCGTGCTGGTCATCGCCGCAGGGACCTTCGCTGCGTGGCTGCTCGCAGGCGAACCGAGCAGGGCCGCCTTCGAGGCCGCGGTCGCGGTGCTGATCATCGCCTGCCCCTGCGCGCTCGGGCTGGCCACCCCCACCGCGCTGATGGTCGGCGTCGGCCGGGGTGCGCAGCTGGGCATCCTGATCAAGGGGCAGGATGCGCTGGAGGCCAGCAGGACGATCGACACCGTGGTGTTCGACAAGACCGGCACCATCACCACCGGCCGGATGACGGTTTCCGGGGTGCACCCCGTGCCCGGCGCCGACCGGGGCGAGGTGCTGCGGCTGGCCGGGGCGGTGGAGAGCGCATCGGAGCACGCGATCGCCACCGCCGTCGTGGCCGTGGCCACCGCGGAGTCGGGACCGCTGCCGGAGGTCGAGGGATTCGCCGCGCTGCCCGGCCTCGGCGCCCGCGGGGTGGTCGAGGGGCGCCAGGTGCTGCTCGGCAGCCCGCGGCTGCTGGCCGACACGGGCGTTGCGGTGCCTGCGGAGGTGACCGAGCTGGTCGGCACGCACCGCGCGCAGGGCGACACCGTGGTGCTGCTGGCCGCGGACGGGGAGTTGCTGGCCGCCCTCACCCTGCACGACGAGATCCGGCCCTCGGCCGCGGCCGCCGTGGCCGAGCTGCACCGGCTGGGGCTGCGGACCGTGCTGCTCACCGGCGACCACGAGAGCACCGCGCGCACGGTGGCCGCAGAGGTCGGCATCGACGAGGTGATCGCCGGGGTGCTGCCCGCGGAGAAGGCCGAACGGATCCGCTCCCTGCGCGAGCAGGGCAGGCAGGTGGCCATGGCCGGCGATGGCATCAACGACGCGCCCGCGCTGGCCACCGCGGACCTCGGGCTGGCGGTGGCGCACGGCACCGATATCGCCATCAGGGCTGCCGACGTGATCCTGGTCCGGGAGGACCTGCGGGTGGTGCCGGATGCGGTGCGGCTGGCACACCGCACCCTTCGCACCATCCGGGGCAACCTGGCCTGGGCGTTCGGCTACAACGTGGCCGCGATCCCGCTGGCCGCGCTGGGCCTGCTGAACCCGTTGATCGCGGGGCTGGCGATGTCCCTTTCCTCGGTGCTGGTGGTGTCGAACAGCCTGCGACTGCGCCAGTTCACCGGCAGCGGCGGGTCACCAGCCGATGGTCGGGTACCAGAACAGGTCGAGCCTGCCGAGCAGCCGCAGGTCCCAGTAGAGCAGGGTGAACGCGCCCGCCACTAG
- a CDS encoding SRPBCC family protein, which yields MTGDSEAPHVEVTIAAPPERVWRALRDPDLIRRWHGWDGDGLEDEVRAIYVDGVTEEIERQALTFGGHDRFSLHTAADGGTVVRLTRAPRGADPDWDAYYEDTGEGWITFLVQLRFALERQALAERRTLMLQGRLAGEGHPADELGLAEAGTLPLGSRYRATLPTGDEFHGEVYARTENQRVFTVDSLGEGLLVVVRQPVTVDRPHGGAQVVLTAYHTPAGEFAELADRWREWWSGALIEP from the coding sequence ATGACCGGAGACAGTGAGGCCCCACATGTCGAGGTGACCATCGCCGCGCCGCCGGAACGGGTCTGGCGGGCACTGCGCGATCCCGACCTGATCCGCCGCTGGCACGGCTGGGACGGCGATGGTCTCGAGGACGAGGTGCGAGCGATCTATGTGGACGGTGTCACCGAGGAGATCGAGCGGCAGGCACTGACCTTCGGCGGCCACGACCGGTTCAGCCTGCATACCGCGGCCGACGGCGGCACCGTCGTCCGGCTCACCAGGGCACCGCGGGGCGCCGATCCGGACTGGGACGCCTACTACGAGGACACCGGCGAGGGCTGGATCACCTTCCTGGTGCAGCTGCGTTTCGCGCTGGAGCGGCAGGCGCTCGCCGAGCGGCGCACGCTGATGCTGCAGGGCAGGCTGGCTGGCGAGGGACACCCGGCGGATGAGCTCGGTCTCGCCGAGGCGGGCACGCTGCCGCTCGGTTCCCGCTACCGCGCCACCCTGCCGACCGGGGACGAGTTCCATGGCGAGGTGTACGCCCGCACCGAGAACCAGCGAGTGTTTACAGTGGACAGTCTGGGGGAGGGGTTGCTGGTGGTGGTGCGCCAGCCGGTCACCGTGGATCGCCCGCATGGCGGGGCGCAGGTGGTGCTCACCGCGTACCACACCCCCGCCGGGGAGTTCGCCGAGCTGGCTGACCGCTGGCGGGAATGGTGGTCGGGCGCGCTGATCGAACCCTGA
- a CDS encoding helix-turn-helix domain-containing protein has translation MSTRELLAEPEQVRRALSPLRRRLLARLRTPASAAELAAELELPRQRIGYHLRLLEEAGLVELAEERQRRGFVERVLRATADAFLVDPAVLGGTEEQRAGDRHAAEHLLDVAAGAVRDVARMQAAAERAGRRLLTFTVETEVRFAAPGDVHPFTEALAGAIAEVVAEFDTPGGRPYRLLGAGHPAARQEDSDDRRQ, from the coding sequence ATGAGCACTCGCGAGCTGCTGGCGGAGCCGGAGCAGGTGCGCCGCGCGCTGTCCCCGCTGCGGCGCAGGCTGCTGGCCAGGCTGCGCACCCCCGCCTCGGCCGCCGAACTCGCCGCCGAACTGGAGCTGCCCCGGCAGCGCATCGGGTACCACCTGCGGCTACTGGAGGAGGCTGGGCTGGTCGAGCTGGCCGAGGAACGGCAACGGCGGGGATTCGTCGAACGGGTGCTGCGGGCCACCGCGGACGCCTTCCTGGTCGACCCGGCGGTGCTCGGCGGCACCGAGGAGCAGCGGGCGGGGGACCGGCACGCCGCGGAGCACCTGCTCGATGTGGCGGCGGGCGCCGTCCGTGACGTCGCGCGGATGCAGGCGGCCGCGGAGCGGGCGGGCCGCAGACTGCTCACCTTCACGGTGGAGACCGAGGTCCGGTTCGCCGCACCCGGTGATGTCCACCCGTTCACCGAGGCACTCGCCGGCGCCATCGCCGAGGTGGTGGCCGAGTTCGACACCCCGGGCGGGCGCCCGTACCGGCTGCTCGGTGCCGGGCATCCCGCCGCACGGCAGGAGGATTCCGATGACCGGAGACAGTGA
- a CDS encoding M20/M25/M40 family metallo-hydrolase: MTTTVVVAAAALAAGFAAPVAAGAAQAADLPNGAPDISTETVLDHLRQFQSIAENQGNGNRCTGSGGYTGSVDYVMDRTETAGYTVTEQPFSTWSGQSSNVLAELPGQDTSTVIMLGGHLDSVCAGPGINDNGTGSAGILAVAEAFAAANPNPPVTVRFGWWGDEEAGLNGSKHYTSELPGSERDRIEAYLNFDMIGSPNAGYFVYNDDDPQIEQTIKDYYVDAGVPTEGQSVGGRSDSASFQRIGVKTGGIFTGAEQEKTQAQADKWGGQAGVAYDRCYHRSCDTMSNLNETALGHNVDAISWALWELAGGSGGNPTDPTASFSVDCSESEPSCSFDGSGSSDPDGSVVSYAWDFGDGQSGSGVSPSHTYGEAGLIRSC; this comes from the coding sequence ATGACGACCACGGTCGTGGTAGCGGCCGCCGCGCTGGCCGCGGGCTTCGCGGCTCCGGTGGCGGCCGGGGCGGCGCAGGCGGCGGACCTGCCGAACGGGGCGCCGGACATCTCCACCGAGACGGTGCTGGACCACCTGCGCCAGTTCCAGAGCATTGCCGAGAACCAGGGCAACGGGAACCGCTGCACCGGGTCCGGCGGGTACACCGGTTCGGTGGACTACGTGATGGACCGCACCGAGACCGCCGGATACACGGTGACCGAGCAGCCGTTCTCCACCTGGAGCGGCCAGAGCAGCAACGTGCTCGCCGAACTGCCGGGCCAGGACACCAGCACGGTGATCATGCTGGGCGGCCACCTGGACAGCGTCTGTGCCGGGCCGGGGATCAACGACAACGGTACCGGTTCGGCGGGCATCCTCGCGGTGGCCGAGGCCTTCGCCGCCGCCAACCCGAACCCGCCGGTGACCGTCCGGTTCGGCTGGTGGGGTGATGAGGAGGCCGGGCTGAACGGCTCCAAGCACTACACCAGTGAACTGCCTGGCAGCGAGCGCGACCGGATCGAGGCGTATCTGAACTTCGACATGATCGGCTCACCGAACGCGGGCTACTTCGTCTACAACGACGACGACCCGCAGATCGAGCAGACCATCAAGGACTACTACGTCGACGCCGGGGTGCCCACCGAGGGGCAAAGCGTCGGCGGGCGCAGCGACAGCGCGTCCTTCCAGCGGATCGGGGTCAAGACCGGTGGCATCTTCACCGGTGCCGAGCAGGAGAAGACGCAGGCACAGGCGGACAAGTGGGGTGGCCAGGCCGGGGTCGCCTACGACCGGTGCTACCACCGCTCCTGCGACACCATGTCCAACCTCAACGAGACCGCGCTGGGCCACAACGTGGACGCCATCTCCTGGGCACTGTGGGAACTGGCGGGCGGCAGCGGTGGCAATCCGACCGATCCGACGGCGTCGTTCTCGGTGGATTGTTCGGAGAGTGAGCCGTCGTGTTCGTTCGATGGGTCGGGTTCGAGTGATCCGGATGGTTCGGTTGTTTCGTATGCCTGGGATTTTGGTGATGGGCAGTCGGGTTCTGGGGTGAGTCCTTCGCATACTTATGGCGAGGCGGGACTTATTCGGTCGTGTTGA
- a CDS encoding DUF2293 domain-containing protein: MAKLRSRVRDAAEHALARHQYVAPVDLLGALGWLPAPRVQEWRQGRIPYLAQVLPVGPDRLDAVLGYLREWAGERGMVATELDYPAATRDRWQLRFTADGEQALERAFRTHWISPELSEGRRRQLETRQAKAPDLVVNIPAGDWECAACGVAEPAGEYLFLEGGEPLCLGCADLGHLVFLPAGNAALSRRAKKESTLTALVLEFNRRRKRYERRGVLVERAALELAERQCLADEDLRARRRERDAVRRADADVRFQAAMAERIRELYPGCPAQRAAAIAEHAATRSSGRVGRSAAGRALDEQAVRLAVIASVRHLDTGYDELLMSGVPRIEARERIAADIDRVLRDWA; the protein is encoded by the coding sequence ATGGCCAAGCTCCGTAGTCGCGTCCGCGACGCCGCCGAACACGCCCTCGCCCGGCACCAGTACGTGGCGCCCGTGGACCTGCTCGGCGCCTTGGGCTGGCTGCCGGCGCCCCGCGTACAGGAGTGGCGGCAGGGGCGGATCCCCTACCTGGCGCAGGTACTGCCGGTGGGCCCCGACCGGCTCGACGCCGTACTCGGCTACCTGCGGGAATGGGCGGGCGAACGCGGCATGGTGGCGACCGAGCTGGACTACCCGGCCGCTACCAGGGACCGCTGGCAGCTGCGGTTCACCGCGGACGGTGAGCAGGCGCTGGAGCGGGCCTTCCGCACGCACTGGATCTCCCCCGAACTGTCCGAAGGCAGGCGGCGGCAGCTGGAGACCCGGCAGGCCAAGGCACCGGACCTGGTGGTGAACATCCCGGCCGGCGATTGGGAATGCGCCGCTTGCGGCGTCGCCGAGCCTGCCGGTGAGTACCTCTTCCTCGAGGGCGGTGAGCCGCTCTGCCTCGGCTGCGCGGATCTGGGCCACCTGGTCTTCCTCCCGGCAGGCAATGCGGCACTGTCCAGGCGGGCGAAGAAGGAGAGCACGCTGACCGCACTCGTGCTGGAGTTCAACCGCCGCCGCAAGCGCTACGAGCGGCGCGGGGTACTGGTCGAGCGGGCTGCACTGGAGTTGGCCGAGCGGCAGTGCCTTGCCGACGAGGACCTGCGGGCGCGGCGCCGGGAGCGGGACGCGGTGCGGCGGGCCGACGCGGATGTGCGGTTCCAGGCCGCCATGGCCGAGCGGATCCGTGAGCTGTACCCCGGCTGCCCAGCGCAGCGGGCGGCGGCGATCGCCGAGCACGCGGCAACCAGGAGCAGCGGCAGGGTGGGCCGCTCGGCCGCCGGGCGGGCCCTGGACGAGCAGGCCGTCCGGCTCGCGGTGATCGCCTCGGTGCGGCATCTGGACACCGGCTACGACGAGTTGCTGATGTCCGGGGTGCCGCGGATCGAGGCGCGGGAGCGGATCGCCGCGGACATCGACCGGGTGCTACGCGACTGGGCATGA